The DNA segment TGAGCTGCGGCCAGACGGTATCGAGCAGCGCGCCCTGCGCCTGCGCCGTGGGATGGAGGCGGTCCGCCTGGAACCACTCTGGCCTGGCGATGACTTGCTCCAGCAGGAAGGGCACCAGCCGGACCTTGTACTCGCCGGCCAGCTTGGGGTAGAGCGAGAAGAAGCGCTCGGTGTAGTCCGGCCCGTAGTTGGGCGGGATGCGCATGCCCACCAGCAGCACGCTGGCCTTGGCTTGCTGCGCGCCGGTGACGATGCTGCGCAGGTTGGCCTCGGTGGTCTGCAGCGGCAGGCCGCGCAAGGCATCGTTGGCGCCCAGCTCCACGATGACCACGGCCGGATGGTGCCTTGCCAGCAGGTCGGGCAAGCGCGTCTTGCCGCCCACCGTGGTCTCGCCGCTGACGCTGGCATTCACGACGTTATAATCGAAACGTTCCGCCCGCAGACGCGCCTCCATCAGCTTGACCCAGCCTGCATCGCGGGCCAGGCCATACTCAGCGGACAGGCTGTCGCCCAGCACCAGGATGGCGGGCGTTGCCGCACGCGCCATCGACGCCGTGGCCGGCACCATCGCGGGCACCAGCGTGGCCACGCTCACCGCCAGCGCCAGCTTTCGCCAACCGCACCAGAACTTCT comes from the Cupriavidus basilensis genome and includes:
- a CDS encoding arylesterase → MSKKFWCGWRKLALAVSVATLVPAMVPATASMARAATPAILVLGDSLSAEYGLARDAGWVKLMEARLRAERFDYNVVNASVSGETTVGGKTRLPDLLARHHPAVVIVELGANDALRGLPLQTTEANLRSIVTGAQQAKASVLLVGMRIPPNYGPDYTERFFSLYPKLAGEYKVRLVPFLLEQVIARPEWFQADRLHPTAQAQGALLDTVWPQLKPLLKTPAAETATR